From a region of the Ardenticatena maritima genome:
- a CDS encoding helicase-related protein, which translates to MSARLLWQAARLTLREGAAPIRSLGKISIRPRTYQFVPLLMALRLETVRLLIADDVGVGKTIEALLIARELWERGEIRRFAVLAPPYLCDQWQKELQEKFNFDAVVVRSGTVRQLERHLPPGQTIYDYYPVQVISIDWVKTDRNRYLFLEHAPDLVIVDEAHGATQSNRKGQQLRYEFVSRVAQEKERHLILLTATPHSGIESAFRSLLGLLKPEFAEWDMGNLTQEQLQSLARHFVQRTRRDIERDWEGEICFPKRISEDLTYSLSPGYQALFQETYKFCHEIVSTGRSLEQRRRRVRYWGALALLRCVMSSPAAALAALHARHERLSDGADLVLEEDVDFHRAIFESDNDETDDEQPSLPIAETVVSLQESEQRKLHRLVKLAKQVHSTDEDTKLQGLVIAVDDLLQKGYAPIVWCRYVATAEYVAEGLRTRLSAHTGLQVVCITGRQADEERRARIDEVDAHAPRVLVATDCLSEGVNLQEKFTAVIHYDLPWNPNRLEQREGRVDRYGQTAPEVRVIRYYGVDNPVDGVVLDVLLNKAREIHKALGTYVPIPEDSESITEAVLNALFLRGYPSEARQLSFNWLEVDPKIAHLHKKWEYDARREKISRTRFAQRALKPEEVQRELEAADAVLGDPDAVREFVLEATSRLGFPMKPDPRRADVWHIPLTGLPSNLPEAVRYALPHIQADTWEVSFVSPTPAGATYVGRNHAFVQTLARFLFEEALTREEDARAARTGALVTDAVDTPTTLYLLRVRYLVQQPNGRDLFSEEVRILGRTPAGWLSDEKALQYLNAEPRGNLSAEEKQQRVHAVLKEWPRLEDDVKQRVEARAQALTEAHKRIRKAMRSGVRGLQVTPRFPVDLLGVLVLLPKEAQQ; encoded by the coding sequence ATGAGCGCACGCTTGCTATGGCAGGCTGCGCGTTTGACGTTGCGTGAGGGAGCTGCCCCTATTCGTTCGTTGGGCAAGATTTCTATTCGCCCGCGCACGTATCAATTTGTGCCCTTGTTGATGGCTTTGCGTCTTGAAACTGTGCGCCTGTTGATTGCCGATGATGTGGGGGTTGGAAAAACCATAGAAGCGTTGTTAATTGCGCGTGAATTGTGGGAGCGTGGTGAAATTCGCCGCTTTGCTGTTCTTGCTCCTCCGTATTTGTGTGATCAATGGCAAAAGGAACTGCAAGAAAAATTTAATTTCGATGCTGTTGTTGTGCGATCAGGGACTGTTCGACAATTGGAGCGCCATTTACCGCCAGGGCAGACGATTTATGATTACTATCCTGTCCAGGTGATTAGCATTGATTGGGTCAAAACAGACCGCAATCGGTATCTTTTTTTGGAACATGCGCCTGATTTGGTCATTGTTGATGAAGCACATGGGGCGACACAATCCAATAGAAAGGGGCAGCAGCTGCGTTACGAATTTGTTTCGCGTGTTGCGCAAGAGAAAGAACGTCATCTCATTCTGCTTACAGCGACACCGCATAGCGGTATCGAATCGGCGTTTCGCTCACTGCTCGGTTTGCTCAAACCGGAGTTTGCCGAGTGGGATATGGGCAATCTCACGCAAGAGCAGTTGCAGAGTCTCGCGCGCCATTTTGTACAGCGCACTCGACGCGATATTGAGCGAGATTGGGAAGGCGAAATTTGTTTTCCCAAGCGTATCTCCGAAGACCTTACATACTCACTTTCTCCGGGATACCAAGCTCTTTTCCAGGAGACATATAAGTTTTGCCATGAAATTGTCAGCACAGGGCGATCTTTGGAACAACGCCGCCGCCGTGTGCGGTATTGGGGGGCGTTGGCGTTGCTGCGCTGTGTCATGTCCAGCCCTGCGGCGGCTTTGGCGGCTTTGCACGCGCGGCATGAGCGGTTATCTGATGGGGCTGATCTTGTGCTCGAAGAAGATGTGGATTTCCACCGTGCGATTTTTGAATCCGACAATGACGAAACAGACGATGAACAGCCGTCGCTTCCTATTGCTGAAACCGTTGTTTCGTTACAAGAATCGGAGCAACGTAAATTACACCGGTTAGTCAAACTGGCTAAACAAGTCCATTCAACTGACGAGGATACGAAACTGCAAGGACTGGTGATTGCTGTTGATGATCTACTTCAAAAAGGCTATGCCCCCATTGTCTGGTGTCGTTATGTCGCAACAGCGGAATACGTGGCGGAAGGGCTTCGCACGCGCTTGTCCGCTCATACCGGCCTTCAGGTAGTCTGCATAACCGGTCGCCAGGCGGATGAAGAGCGACGCGCCCGCATTGATGAGGTTGATGCACACGCCCCCCGTGTGCTTGTGGCCACGGATTGCCTTTCGGAAGGCGTCAACTTGCAGGAAAAATTTACCGCTGTCATTCACTACGATTTGCCTTGGAACCCAAACCGGCTGGAACAGCGCGAAGGACGTGTGGACCGCTATGGGCAGACCGCGCCAGAGGTGCGTGTCATCCGTTACTACGGTGTTGACAATCCGGTGGATGGTGTCGTGTTGGATGTGTTGCTCAATAAGGCCCGCGAGATTCACAAAGCGTTGGGGACGTATGTTCCCATTCCGGAGGACAGTGAAAGTATCACCGAAGCTGTACTCAACGCCTTATTCTTGCGAGGTTATCCTTCCGAAGCACGACAACTCTCTTTCAATTGGCTGGAAGTTGACCCCAAAATTGCCCACTTGCATAAAAAGTGGGAATACGACGCGAGGCGAGAGAAAATCTCGCGAACCCGTTTTGCCCAACGTGCGCTGAAACCGGAAGAAGTCCAGCGTGAGCTTGAAGCTGCTGATGCTGTTCTGGGTGACCCCGACGCCGTGCGTGAATTTGTCTTGGAAGCGACCTCGCGCCTTGGATTTCCTATGAAGCCCGATCCCCGACGCGCCGATGTTTGGCACATTCCCTTGACAGGGTTGCCAAGCAACTTGCCCGAAGCAGTGCGTTATGCTCTCCCGCATATCCAAGCTGATACCTGGGAAGTCAGTTTTGTTTCGCCGACACCTGCTGGGGCGACATATGTGGGGCGCAATCACGCCTTTGTTCAAACATTGGCGCGATTTTTGTTTGAAGAAGCGCTCACGCGCGAAGAGGATGCCCGTGCGGCGCGAACAGGAGCATTGGTGACGGATGCCGTGGATACACCTACTACGCTCTATTTGTTGCGTGTGCGGTATCTCGTTCAGCAGCCCAATGGGCGTGACCTCTTTTCAGAGGAAGTCCGTATTTTGGGGCGCACGCCTGCCGGCTGGCTCAGTGATGAAAAAGCGCTTCAATACCTCAATGCGGAGCCTCGCGGCAATCTCTCCGCCGAAGAGAAACAGCAACGTGTGCATGCCGTGCTGAAAGAATGGCCTCGTCTCGAAGACGATGTAAAACAACGGGTTGAAGCACGCGCCCAGGCATTGACCGAAGCGCACAAGCGCATTCGCAAAGCCATGCGGAGTGGTGTGCGTGGCTTGCAGGTGACGCCGCGTTTTCCGGTTGATTTGCTTGGTGTGCTCGTTTTGCTTCCGAAGGAGGCGCAACAATGA
- a CDS encoding Eco57I restriction-modification methylase domain-containing protein, with protein MTTATLAFRVEGGLLSPDVLEDVRRGALPGQRPQDFGLPATRSLTDEVASIYHDARAQWQIFQHRLANVPEDRLGTTETRQFWVIPLLGMLGYELHYSAKAEVVDGLTFAISHRAGLTETAPPVHIVGARQPLGRVPASGRPRLSPHALMQEYLNRTDHALWGVVTNGLTLRLLRNSTFIRRQAYVEFDLQAIMEENRFADFFMLYRLLHRTRLPADGAPPDDCWLETYFQHSLEQGGRVREHLREGVEACISILANGLLQHAQNEDLRKWVDENGAQAFYQQLLRLVYRLLFLLVSEERGLMGGNTLYYASYGVSRLRRLTEQRAAWTDDKDLWHGLRVLWEVLRNEKMAKLLDVPPLNGELFAPLALDNARLDNRTLLAGLWHLFWYQEGNAPPRRVNYAALDTEELGSVYESLLDYQPHIVKGGGRPTFKLGWGSERKSTGSYYTPPQLVNELIHSALEPVIQERLQNAPDQEAALLSIKVCDPACGSGHFLLAAARRLGKELARIRTGAEEPAPEDVRNAVRDVVAHCIYGVDKNPLAVELARVALWLESHVTGKPLSFLDHHIKHGDSLIGVFDMEVLEQGVPDDAFKPVSGDERRIASAAKRRNRQERSGQRALWGWNEEFDLTPLAQKFAQIDAIPDDSPTDVRKKRNLYGDLLRDETRKRAKEACDAWVAAFFQPYRPGEEVITTDVVRRLLHGECDVSDMIKDIADEVGFFHWPLEFPDVFEKGGFDVVLGNPPFGFILNAKQNKFVKSQSIYKVAIPSKNTSAYFLVLSYKLVKNQGRIGLVMPKSLTYSYAWNPTREYISQSVIRVIDVGKAWKNVKLEQVLVTLKKASTEVIEVGRKNTNFDLQIQVIKRKRLKEWGIIPTGICQEDIDIAEILFSQTSFMLGEIVQTQRGKALQNYFRETGDLPVLAGKDIKRFSDPKTRYYINSGEVPSKYLLLTLPGDIVFQNIVAYLNKPKGHIRLIGTIVDKPFACVDTVNILRPIGPSFSPYILASYLMSDLVNWFVHTFIFNRAIRTMHFDGYVLQKIPVPLYKTLHPLEMLGKRLRKNPKEQYLWENLNEVVFQAFKIPLELQYYINSFYKNKPTKKGGNHDT; from the coding sequence ATGACGACGGCTACACTCGCCTTTCGGGTTGAAGGTGGCTTGTTGAGCCCTGATGTGTTGGAAGATGTGCGGCGGGGGGCATTGCCCGGACAACGCCCGCAGGATTTTGGGCTCCCTGCCACGCGATCTTTGACGGATGAAGTGGCGTCCATCTACCACGATGCGCGCGCCCAATGGCAGATTTTCCAACACCGCCTGGCGAATGTCCCCGAAGATCGTCTTGGAACGACAGAGACCCGCCAATTTTGGGTGATCCCCTTGCTTGGGATGTTGGGGTATGAGTTGCATTATAGCGCCAAGGCCGAAGTGGTGGACGGGTTGACGTTTGCCATCTCGCACCGCGCGGGGCTTACCGAGACCGCTCCACCGGTGCATATTGTGGGGGCGCGGCAACCTTTGGGGCGCGTGCCGGCAAGCGGACGCCCACGCCTTTCACCTCATGCTCTGATGCAGGAATACCTGAACCGCACCGACCACGCGTTGTGGGGGGTGGTGACCAATGGCCTGACATTGCGTTTGCTGCGCAATTCCACCTTTATTCGGCGTCAAGCCTATGTGGAGTTTGATTTGCAAGCTATCATGGAGGAAAACCGCTTTGCGGATTTCTTCATGCTCTACCGGTTGTTGCACCGCACACGTTTGCCCGCCGATGGTGCGCCGCCCGATGATTGTTGGTTGGAAACGTATTTCCAACATTCTCTGGAACAGGGGGGACGTGTTCGCGAACATTTGCGCGAAGGGGTGGAGGCGTGCATTTCCATTCTGGCAAACGGCTTGTTGCAACATGCGCAGAATGAGGATTTACGGAAATGGGTGGATGAAAATGGCGCACAGGCGTTCTATCAGCAGTTGTTGCGCCTGGTGTATCGTTTGTTGTTCCTGCTTGTGTCGGAAGAACGCGGCTTGATGGGGGGGAACACGCTCTACTACGCCTCGTATGGTGTTTCGCGTTTGCGCCGGTTGACAGAACAACGCGCCGCCTGGACCGATGATAAGGATTTGTGGCATGGGTTGCGTGTGTTGTGGGAGGTGCTGCGCAATGAGAAAATGGCGAAGTTGCTGGATGTACCGCCGTTGAATGGCGAGTTGTTTGCCCCTCTGGCGCTGGATAACGCTCGGTTGGATAACCGCACACTCTTGGCGGGGCTTTGGCATCTCTTCTGGTATCAGGAAGGGAACGCGCCCCCGCGTCGGGTCAATTACGCCGCTCTGGATACCGAGGAACTGGGGTCGGTGTATGAGAGTTTACTCGATTATCAGCCGCACATTGTGAAAGGAGGGGGACGCCCGACTTTTAAACTGGGGTGGGGGTCGGAGCGCAAATCAACCGGTTCGTACTACACACCGCCCCAGCTGGTCAACGAACTTATTCACAGCGCCTTGGAGCCGGTGATTCAAGAACGATTGCAGAACGCCCCTGATCAGGAAGCGGCTTTGCTCTCTATCAAGGTCTGCGATCCGGCTTGCGGCTCCGGTCACTTTTTGCTGGCCGCCGCCCGACGTTTGGGGAAGGAATTGGCGCGGATTCGTACCGGCGCCGAAGAACCGGCGCCCGAAGATGTGCGCAATGCCGTGCGTGATGTGGTGGCGCATTGTATCTATGGTGTTGACAAAAACCCGTTGGCTGTCGAACTGGCGCGTGTAGCGCTATGGCTGGAAAGCCACGTCACCGGCAAACCGCTCTCTTTTCTGGACCACCATATCAAGCATGGTGATTCCTTGATTGGGGTCTTTGATATGGAAGTGCTCGAACAGGGCGTGCCGGATGATGCTTTTAAGCCGGTGAGCGGAGATGAGAGGCGAATTGCTTCCGCCGCCAAGCGGCGCAACAGGCAGGAGCGCAGTGGGCAAAGAGCACTTTGGGGATGGAATGAAGAGTTTGATCTGACCCCTCTGGCGCAAAAGTTCGCCCAGATTGATGCAATTCCCGATGATTCGCCTACCGATGTGCGTAAGAAACGTAACTTGTACGGCGACTTGCTTCGTGACGAGACGCGGAAACGTGCAAAAGAAGCGTGTGATGCCTGGGTGGCCGCTTTCTTTCAGCCCTATCGCCCCGGGGAGGAGGTGATAACGACGGATGTGGTGCGCCGTCTCTTGCATGGCGAGTGCGATGTTTCCGACATGATAAAAGACATTGCCGATGAGGTCGGCTTCTTCCACTGGCCGCTGGAATTCCCGGATGTATTTGAAAAGGGAGGATTTGATGTAGTATTAGGTAATCCACCATTTGGTTTTATTTTAAATGCTAAGCAAAATAAGTTTGTTAAATCTCAGAGCATTTATAAAGTGGCTATTCCATCTAAAAATACCTCGGCTTATTTTCTCGTATTATCATATAAATTAGTGAAAAATCAAGGGCGAATAGGTTTAGTGATGCCAAAATCGTTAACTTATTCTTATGCTTGGAATCCAACTCGGGAATATATTTCCCAAAGTGTGATACGTGTAATTGATGTTGGAAAGGCGTGGAAAAACGTAAAACTTGAACAAGTTCTTGTGACTTTAAAAAAAGCGTCAACTGAAGTTATTGAGGTTGGGCGGAAAAATACTAACTTTGACTTGCAGATTCAAGTTATAAAGCGAAAACGGTTAAAAGAGTGGGGAATAATTCCAACAGGAATTTGTCAAGAAGATATTGATATTGCAGAAATTCTTTTTTCGCAAACTTCTTTTATGTTAGGGGAAATTGTACAAACTCAACGAGGTAAGGCTTTACAGAACTATTTTCGGGAAACTGGTGATTTGCCTGTTCTTGCTGGAAAGGATATTAAACGATTTTCTGATCCCAAAACTCGTTATTATATAAATTCGGGAGAAGTTCCTTCGAAATATTTATTATTAACTCTCCCTGGGGATATAGTTTTTCAGAATATTGTAGCATATCTGAATAAACCAAAGGGACATATTCGCCTGATAGGAACGATTGTAGATAAGCCATTTGCTTGTGTAGATACAGTGAATATTTTAAGACCTATAGGTCCTTCTTTTTCTCCTTATATTTTAGCGTCCTATTTAATGTCAGATCTTGTTAACTGGTTTGTACATACATTTATTTTTAATCGAGCTATTCGTACTATGCATTTTGATGGTTATGTTTTGCAAAAAATTCCTGTGCCTTTATATAAAACTTTACATCCCTTGGAAATGCTTGGCAAAAGGTTACGTAAAAATCCAAAAGAACAATACCTTTGGGAAAATTTAAATGAGGTAGTTTTTCAGGCTTTTAAAATTCCTTTGGAGTTGCAATATTATATTAATTCTTTCTATAAAAATAAACCAACCAAGAAGGGGGGCAATCATGACACGTGA
- the rseP gene encoding RIP metalloprotease RseP: MLITLVSFAVVLGLLVLVHEIGHFVAAKAAGIKVLEFGIGYPPRALTLFKHGDTEYTLNWLPLGGFVRMLGEEDPTHPDSFAAKPPLARALVLLAGPFMNFVLAVALFALLAMVAGVPTDKPANAITILAVAENSPAAEAGLREGDVILYVANQRVTTSEQLQALTQEFRGQPLTLVVRRGDREMEITLVPRENPPQGEGPIGIQITDRLIERYGPIEAFRAGFAATKRASLLILNGLSAMLRGEVGREAVAGPVGIAQVTGEVAREGGVLALINFTAVLSINLAILNLLPLPALDGGRLVFVLLEVVRGGKRISPEKEGLVHFVGMAILLGFVLIVTYFDVLRIFSGDSLMP, encoded by the coding sequence ATGCTGATAACGCTTGTTTCGTTTGCCGTTGTTTTGGGGTTGCTGGTGCTGGTGCATGAAATCGGCCACTTCGTGGCCGCCAAAGCCGCGGGCATCAAAGTCCTGGAATTTGGGATTGGCTACCCACCCCGTGCGCTGACGCTCTTCAAGCATGGCGATACCGAGTACACCCTCAACTGGTTGCCGCTGGGGGGCTTTGTGCGCATGCTGGGGGAAGAAGACCCCACCCACCCCGACAGTTTCGCCGCCAAGCCGCCGCTGGCGCGTGCGCTGGTGTTGCTGGCGGGGCCTTTCATGAACTTTGTGCTGGCGGTGGCGCTTTTCGCCTTGCTGGCCATGGTGGCGGGCGTGCCGACGGACAAACCGGCGAACGCCATCACGATTCTGGCGGTCGCCGAAAACTCCCCCGCCGCCGAAGCGGGCTTGCGCGAAGGCGACGTCATCCTCTACGTTGCCAACCAGCGCGTGACCACGAGCGAGCAGTTGCAAGCCCTTACGCAGGAGTTTCGCGGCCAACCGCTGACGTTGGTGGTGCGGCGCGGCGACCGCGAGATGGAAATCACGCTGGTGCCGCGTGAAAACCCACCGCAAGGCGAGGGGCCCATCGGCATTCAGATTACCGACCGCCTGATTGAGCGCTACGGACCGATTGAAGCGTTCCGGGCGGGCTTTGCGGCGACCAAGCGCGCATCGCTGCTGATTTTGAATGGGCTGAGCGCCATGCTGCGGGGCGAAGTGGGGCGCGAAGCGGTGGCCGGCCCGGTGGGGATTGCACAGGTGACGGGCGAAGTGGCGCGCGAGGGGGGCGTGCTGGCGCTCATCAATTTCACGGCGGTGCTGAGCATCAACCTGGCGATTTTGAACCTGTTGCCCTTGCCCGCGCTGGACGGCGGGCGGCTCGTCTTCGTTCTGCTGGAAGTGGTGCGAGGCGGCAAGCGCATTTCCCCCGAAAAAGAGGGGCTGGTGCACTTTGTGGGCATGGCGATTTTGCTGGGCTTCGTCCTCATCGTGACGTACTTTGACGTGCTGCGGATCTTCTCCGGCGATTCGCTCATGCCGTGA
- a CDS encoding isopentenyl phosphate kinase: MNCIFVKLGGSLLTDKTARYAARHDVLARLAREIAAARHANPDLALVLAHGSGSYGHVAARETGYDRERGHRDVLAYARVAAAAATLNSLVRAALLACDIPAVSLPPSASALVEGGRLVRMAWDPFARILAWGGVPLTYGDVALTETGGTIVSTETVLLALAEQLPPTRLLLLTDVPGVFAHPPTGDTTPPLLERITPATWPEQRAGVQGARGTDVTGGMVRKVEQMLALVERLPQVEVIIASGRTPGLLQRALLGEDVPGTRIVRA, translated from the coding sequence ATGAATTGCATCTTCGTCAAACTTGGGGGCTCGCTCCTGACCGACAAAACCGCCCGCTACGCCGCCCGCCATGACGTCTTGGCGCGGCTGGCGCGTGAAATCGCCGCGGCGCGCCACGCCAACCCCGACCTGGCGCTGGTGCTCGCCCATGGCAGCGGCTCTTACGGGCATGTCGCCGCGCGCGAAACAGGCTACGACCGCGAGCGGGGGCATCGCGATGTGCTGGCGTATGCACGGGTTGCCGCCGCCGCCGCGACGCTCAACAGCCTGGTGCGGGCGGCGTTGCTGGCGTGCGATATTCCCGCCGTCTCGTTGCCGCCTTCGGCGTCGGCGCTGGTGGAAGGGGGGCGGCTGGTGCGCATGGCGTGGGACCCCTTCGCCCGCATTCTGGCGTGGGGGGGCGTCCCGCTCACCTATGGCGATGTGGCGCTGACGGAGACGGGCGGCACCATCGTTTCCACCGAAACCGTATTGCTGGCGCTCGCCGAGCAGTTGCCGCCGACGCGCCTGCTCCTGCTGACTGACGTGCCCGGCGTTTTTGCGCATCCCCCCACGGGCGACACGACGCCCCCTCTGCTGGAACGCATTACGCCCGCCACCTGGCCCGAACAGCGCGCCGGTGTGCAGGGCGCCCGCGGCACCGACGTGACGGGGGGCATGGTGCGCAAGGTGGAGCAGATGTTGGCGCTGGTGGAACGCTTGCCGCAGGTGGAAGTCATCATCGCGTCCGGGCGGACGCCCGGCCTGTTGCAGCGGGCGTTGCTGGGGGAAGATGTGCCCGGCACGCGCATCGTGCGGGCGTGA